Within the Helicoverpa armigera isolate CAAS_96S chromosome 8, ASM3070526v1, whole genome shotgun sequence genome, the region ataataaCCTACGGAGGcgaataataattttcataataacacAGCATCTCTCAGATTACAATAAATCATAAGGCTATTAAAATGCCAAAGTGCTAAATAACAACTAATTATAACGTAGTATTGTCATATTATCATACAAGTATTCATTGTGAAACATGACAGACAAACATGTAGATATATTCATGTTATGATCACCCACGAAAGTCTAAACCGAGTTTAATATTCGATTACTTAAGTTGATAGAATTAATTTGTGCTTAAATCGTtttcaaatgttatttaaagaggcaataaataaaatttatatgacGTTAATTTTTCCCTTAGATCGTAGTGATGCGCGCGGCGAGTGCCTCTGCGCCGAGGCTCGCGCGCGCCTCTCCGCCTGGTCGGTCGATGAAGTCTGCGACTTTATCAACACCATCGATATCTGTGCCGAGTACGCAACGGTAAGTGCACATCACTAAAGTCAAATTCAAATCTAGAATACTCATTGATTGGTTGACAGATAGTGCGaagcaaattttatttattaattgtaaatCGTAAATTATATCGATCGATACAATCttgttgattattttataagcAGGAAATTGTACCTATAAAGTTTATGACATGACGATCTATAACGTTGATGTGTCGTAAATATCGCGGAAGAGTTTAGATCTGAGCGTCAATCAGGCGCTTCAATTAACATATCTTGGAGAAATAAtgttgtattatatttttataataaggtacCCATGGaccattaagtaggtacctgcttTGATCCAATCATAGTGATTAAAGTGCAACAAGTCGGTACAAATTCGTTCACGGAGGCAGATAGGGCCAGTTTACACGCCGACGGATCTTTGAAGAAGCGTGCGCCGATAAAATCAAACGTGCACTCTGAGttatgtttaaatataaattatattgacaGTGTACTAAAAATCTTTGTGATAACTTTGTCGCTTCCAGTAGTAAAAtcaggttatatttttttccatttgcaattatttatttttattttcgaatgGCTTTCACACACTCCATAGGCAGTATAACTATTCTACTTTTCGAACTTTCTGTTCACACATAACAATCGCCTGTAATACGCTTTCGATATTACAAGAGGCTATTAACGCCGACAAAATATGAATCGCCCTTACTAGTTACTAGTTTCGGCCTTACAATAGAGATGTACATCACTCTATTACTTCGAGAGTTATGGCATGATTACTAATAATCATTCACCGTTCCAACCAACCGACCATTTTAACAAGACCCATCACCTCCATACAACTTCCATACATCGTAATAAAAAATCAAGTGTCAAAAACCCAGCCAAGTTCGGTAACATGTTTTCATATTTGTTGACTTTTTttcgttgaattttaattgcGTACCGCAGTGAAAGGGACCAAATAAAACAAGAGTATTGAAAAAGAATCATAACTTGCTTTAATTATACGCCTTCTGATGTTATGTAAGCCGTATCTTTGTTAACGTACCTTTCTATAGCTACCgcgttttaatgaaaaaaagttTCGGATTGCCCCTGTTTCGTAGACGGGTTTACGTTGTGTAAGCTAGAAAATGATTGCAGAAAATAACATACTCGAAGTATGTATCATAATTTTATCATGAAAAGATCAAATAACCCGTCGAGAGGAACCTCTTTTGTAATAAAGCTCTATTTGGACTGTTTAACGTTCTAAGTTATCACACAGTATAGTGTCCGGCACGTAACTTGGCAAGGATTTGGCATAGTGGGGGTAAGTTCGCGCATCGTACACTTAGTGGCAAAAAAAAGTAGCaccttttttttcattattctttGGTAATTgccataatgtatttttaattatgtctaTTTAAGAAACAGAATTCGGGATGTTTAATAggttctagaaataaaattcatatatgtaattaaaagtattatttattaaaaaatattgttaatcgCTCACGTCACTATCACTTAGAAACCCTATCCCTTGCATCAAATTGAAATTACCACCTGAGCTGGTAGAAGGACGTGGTTCTTCATCATCGCTCTCATCGCTGGAGGAGTCGCTGTCGTCACTGgcgtaaataataaagttttctgTGACGGTGTCGACTATGTGGTCACTTTTGATGTAATCTGCTTCTATGTTTTTCACTTTTCCGCATAATTTCGACCATTCATCGGTACCCATCTGTTGCACCTTTTCTTTTACTAGGTCCATTACATGGGACACAttccaatttatattttagctgGCTACATAGCCTTTGATTGCCGCCCATGCCATTTCTATTGGATTAAGGTCTGGGTGATAGGGCGGCAATCGCAGAACACTATGGTTGTGTTCTGCCAGTATTTGGTCAATACTGAATCTTTTATGTtggtttttatataattttattaatttatataactgGGGTTTGAGCATAGAGTCTTCGAAAGCTATACCCTTTTCCGACAACCACCTTTGCATGTCGGCTTTCTTGGCATTCGATGTAGGTGCCGGATCATACTGCTTATTGTGGTACGAAGCATTGTCGACAACTAACACGGAATTTGGTGGCAGGTTTGGTATCAGCTGGTTGCGAAGCCACTTAgtataattatcaaaattcatGTTGTCATGATAATCTCCCGACTTTGCTCCAGCCTTAAATAGGAGTAGTGCATTGGGGACGAATCCAGCTTCAGATCCAGCGTGCACTATAACTACACGCTGCCCTTTCGAAATTGGCTTTTTGAGCCCCTTCAGAGATCCATCAGACCATGCTTTAGAACCTGTAATATGAgatataatgattatttttcattagTTTGTGTCCAAACCATTTTACAGCACACAAACAAGCgataaaaaaggataaaaatggTTGCATACCTGAATGAGACGAATCAACATACGACTCATCTGTGTAAACAATAGGTCTACCTTCTTCTCTATATTTCATTAGAGTCGTAAGGTATTCTATTCTGAGCAACCtgatattacttttttctaACAAAAGTCGCCTATTATTTTCGGCTTTTTTCCACCGGAAacctaaattattcaaaatccTGCGCAAACTGCGCTCCGAACCATTAAAATTTATAtcttcttttagtttttttcttaatttttcagTTGTTGGTAGCTCTTTATTTGTTACATGAAAATTGTGAACACAGGTCCTAATAACCGACTGGTCGAAAGTGTCGATCTCTGTGACTGGCTTTGTTTTATTCCTCTTTTTTCCCGGTGTCCTAAAGGCAGTCAAGAATTCAGAATTTCTTGATTCCTGGACTATGCGTCTAACTGTTCTTTCTGATGTTTTAGTGGCTTCTGAAGTCCGTTTCACCGTCTCTTTTTCAGTAAGACCGTCTTTTGCCATATAAGAATAGACATCAAAGACCATTTTCCTGGCGTGTCTGCGCAACATAACTTTTGGTCTCGGCATTGTAATAGTCCGAAAAtcgaaatttaaaacaacaaagactaaatcaaaaacaacaacaacaaaaacgaaattaaaaacaacaacaacaaaaacgaAATTAAACACAACAAgatataacaaaaactaaattaaaaacaataacagtaaTTGGTTCAACTTTTATGCACGCAAGTGTATTTGGGAGCAAACGGGACGTGGACGCAATGCGCGGGGCAAGGGTCGACTGACGCACCAATCGCGTGGTCCGCTCGGCGCCGTCTCACTCCCCGCGTCCCGCTTGCGTCCCGAAAGGACCTAAAATATGCCTTCTGCGCATCTAACGACTCTTGCCAAGTTACGTGCCGGCTACTATATTAAGTTATCACttgcaatataaaattaactcaaGACACAGAACCtctcaataaattatttcaccatcgtacctagtacctaaataaaattctaaatacaAATGGCATTAAACTCGTAATCTCTAAAAGACAAGAAAACAGAAAATTTTCGCGACACAACACTATGTCTCTTGagaatatttattgtatgtttctCTGTAAGTAATGTCAGTTCTGTGTCGAATTCATTATTGTGCGGTCATTGGTCGGTAATAAAGTTGAGTTTCTATTGAGTATTAGTAAAGCTTACAGCCTTAAGTAGCCTCGGCTTATTGTCAAATGGCGGTGTCACCTGTCGCCGGTACTAACATATTTACACTTAGTCCTTAACTATTAAAACTAGATAACGTGCGATTAACCCGGAAAACGGAGCTATTAAAGAACGGTATCGAATGGCTGTAATTTGATTCTTTGTTAATGTAAAATATCGTACTGGCACACTATGACATCTGCAAAGTATATTAAAAGCGATGTTCCAATATTCGCCAATTCTAGTATGTATATAATTTTCGATGCCAATCATTAAGAAGATCTTGCACGCTCTAGAGTCTAAATCCTCCTGAATGGATTTCACTCCTATTTCacattaacaataacaatactaAACTAACTTACACAAGAAGTCGCACAATACATACAAAAGCGACATGAACCGATAAACTAAAGTCCGCCATTAAAACAGATGTAAGTTAACAAGcttattgttataaaacatttctattagcagattgagtaataaaataaacattgcttTCCGTCGGCTTGGGCACAATGAGCGCCGTGACGCGAATCAAACCGTAATATTACCTTATTTAGGGCTGTTACATGTAAAATATGAGTTTTACTGTTTTTAAGTAACGTCTAATTTACTTTAAATGTTGTAAAAAAGAAGTACTACATAGTACGACTGCGCCATTAAGCTTTCGTAAATAGCAATGTTGATGACTTGAAAAAGTATGTTATTTATAAGATACCCATCAGTGTTACTCATAATATTGTTAATTGCCAAACTCTGTTGGCTTCACTGTCAAAGGACCTTTGAACTCATTTGTGACCCTCAAATCACGTGTAGCTGTAGATACCAACTCAATACTCTTATCAGGATCAATTTGAGTTCAACATTAAGCTATTCACACACAAGATTAAAACCACCTATCCTTCTTAACCCCGTCAATATAAGCCATAAAACCAGGCTCGATACTCGCCAGCCCTGCCACCATGCATCACATTACGAAACCAAGTATAATGCACAAAGCGTCGAGCATGGCATCGCATGCATTATGTCAATGTGAAGCAACACAGACGTGGGAAACGAACTGAAGATTTTAAATTTCCATAATATTTGTATCGCGAAATTGCACAATGTTGGTGAACGGGAGGCGAATATTTGCCCTTGTTATATACGGGCTtagaaaacaaacaatgtttcGGTTATATCAAAGAACGTACTTTACCTAAACAGTGGCtcaataattttgacattaaataTTGCGGTATTTGTTGAACTTGGCTCATCTTCTACAGcacttcatttcatttcaacaaaaaaaaacagcatcAAACTAATTTGACATATCGTCAAAATTCTTTGTCTAAATTAGTTTAAGGATAAAACAAACATAACTAcatcaaaatatgtaaatgaatgTTGTATTCAATAAATTCACATATACGGTGACATGCGCCAAGGATGTATACAaagtaattgtaattttaaaacgaGACTCCCCACGCGCTGAGTCGTGACATTAAATACTAGGGATGGACACATTGTAGCGTACGTCATACAAAATCAACTCTAAACATTTCCGTTAGTGATGTGAAAGAATTAACGATttctatcgataaaaaatatttaaaaatgaaaagtaaCCGTATGCCCAAAGAGGGTAATTTTTTCTTCATAACGTCCACAATCCACGAACATTTCagcttcatttaaaaaaaaacaggtttacacaatttaatttaggtacctttgcgacaaaaaaaaacttttttataaaagcaTATTTAAACCTTACCTACGCTTCTAAATTAGATGGTAGGTATTAGTTTTTACATATGTAGCTTCATTAATTAACACATTACccaatcattttaattaaaaaccatgCCATTCACAGCTGTTCTAACCAATAGCTCTGTATCAAAGAGAACCACGGTAGCAATATCGGATTACCAAATGATTTATATTGAGAAGTGTCGTGGCGAATTGTGCCAACAGAATTAATTGTTCTTAAGATAATAATATCGTTTAGCTCGAATGATTAATGCATTTGTAGAGTTTCGTTGTAAGGATATCCTGGTAactgttgatttatttattgagtgCAATAATCGCCTGTTTGTATAATTTGAGAATATTttggttttttaaatgtcacgTCGTATAGGTATAGCCAACAATTTTCACCTTACTTTTTCATCGATTAAAAATTAagtcaaaataattttgctcATACAATATACCGTTAATTAGGTAGctaattttcgtattttttatttcagtaaattaatataaataaacttcgtTAGCTGTAGCCTATTAATTAGGAATCTCCCGTGGTGTAACACTAAAATATCATCCGGCGTTCCCTACAGCGTGAAACTTGAGATCATGAATATATATTTTccatgaaataattattaacgtagtaaatatttaatatgaatAATTCAATATATGTACAAGCTGCGTGATgccttaattaatattacaaaaaaatgcatttatataattttttacgGCGTCTACCAAATCTTGGGTAATTTTAATAGTAACCGGAATAAGAAGGTACATACCGGGTTCTTATGAACAGTAAGAAGGTACAATCATTAGGTATCTTTAAACAGTGGGTAACAATAGCAAACACATAAAAGTCATCAACCAAACTACAATACtacataataaattcaattgaaATTGAAGCTTTTCTGACGTCGTGagcaataaacaaacaaacacgcaAACTAACCTGCCCCACGAATTTGTAGATGGCATCGGGTTCCGTACGTCAAGCTGCGTTTGCGCAAGACATCGTGCGGAGCGCTCACACCATCAGTAACTAATGCAGTTGACACCGAGTCTATCGTGGATCTTAATAGTGCCGAAATAATTGAACTTTATGCTGCCTCAAATATGGCAATTTCGTTTCCTAAAGTTCTCTAAgctctgtaaataataatattattgttaacacaaatatttattgcttaaagTAGGCAATTTCACTTGATATGGACAAGACCTAAAACCATTTCTTACAACTTTTGTCGACGTTCTTACAAAGAAAACCGAATCGTAAACTTCAAATAATGCTGATTTTGAAACAAGTGGAAGTGAATACCAACCAACCATCCTTTTTACCAAAACAGAATACGACCAGAGCCTATAATTTTCTCGTGGACTACTTTATTTCGCATACCGGTAGCTCCTAAGTTATTGCTTAACCGACCACTCACTGCACGCACCGGTTCAAATAATCCCAATCACAAATCACGCGATCCTCTAATATGACTTGAAATACTTCGATCTAGATGTGCATAATCCTAATTGCGCATTGTCACCTGCGCAGTCGCAACGACGGATGCTCGTGCGATCGTGACGGTGTGTCGCAACGAACCGTGATTTATACAAATTACCAGTGTGTATGCGAAATATATAACGTTTAAATTATAGCAATATTCGATCGGGATCAAGCGGGACAGATTGTGGTGTAATAAAGCTGTTcttaatattgttttcataatgGTGGTAAATGATGTTCTTTGTTGCTCCTTTTACTAGTGATGGTACACGTTGGTACGCTACTTGTATTGCGAGGATACTCTCTGAAACATAAAACGAATGCGTATTTCCAATAGAAAAATGCACCATGTCATAAATTACATTGGCTAATTAGTAAATTATTGGCTGCTAGCTTGTCATAGAAACCCCTATCGTAGAGAAGTTGAtcgtaaataaacacaatatcaaGAAAAAAGGCAGCGATGGGGGCtaagctatttaaataaaatatggcgagtcatccttgacgtttaacgctttaaaattataataaatagctTAATGTTGGCCAGGAAGACATAcgcaaataaaaatgtctgtCACATTGGATTTCTCGAGCATTAAAATCAGGAAATAATAACCGTAATGTTCTTAATTTTTGCATACATAAACACAAATCTTGTTATGGCCGGAAAGACTATGGTCTTTGCGGAAACTGGACGACATTTGAGCATATATTTTAAGACAACTTTCATCACCTTTG harbors:
- the LOC110383347 gene encoding uncharacterized protein LOC110383347, encoding MPRPKVMLRRHARKMVFDVYSYMAKDGLTEKETVKRTSEATKTSERTVRRIVQESRNSEFLTAFRTPGKKRNKTKPVTEIDTFDQSVIRTCVHNFHVTNKELPTTEKLRKKLKEDINFNGSERSLRRILNNLGFRWKKAENNRRLLLEKSNIRLLRIEYLTTLMKYREEGRPIVYTDESYVDSSHSGSKAWSDGSLKGLKKPISKGQRVVIVHAGSEAGFVPNALLLFKAGAKSGDYHDNMNFDNYTKWLRNQLIPNLPPNSVLVVDNASYHNKQYDPAPTSNAKKADMQRWLSEKGIAFEDSMLKPQLYKLIKLYKNQHKRFSIDQILAEHNHSVLRLPPYHPDLNPIEMAWAAIKGYVAS